A genome region from Setaria italica strain Yugu1 chromosome III, Setaria_italica_v2.0, whole genome shotgun sequence includes the following:
- the LOC101784160 gene encoding BEL1-like homeodomain protein 7 gives MMATYYSSPGSERDSQNMYSRDPGNASYPMPSALGNLLYLNNSTSGPYTEFSGILHPQQNCMEMPDPGHPSVMSQDSSARESDMLGSHQGQRSFGPVKDMKNEMLMHMMDGSQSSTADLIHDDAHNGAQLDFGVLNNHSSSNIPSVQGQGLSLSLNTQILAPSLPYWSVKPDMLSPHSYHDSLRVDDMRMKSMQSEASRAIRNSRYLKAAQELLDEVVNVWKNIKQKAQKEQVEAGKTDGKETEGGAKSEGSNPQESAANAAPELSTAEKQELQNKMAKLMAMLDEVDRKYKHYYHQMQSVVSSFDVVAGPGAAKPYTAVALQTISRHFRCLKDAINDQINVIRKKLGEEENSSGKEGKLTRLRYIDQQLRQQRAFQQYGMIPQNAWRPQRGLPENSVTILRAWLFEHFLHPYPKDSEKMMLARQTGLTRSQISNWFINARVRLWKPMIEDMYKDEIGDIEQDSNSSSDNAPRSKGKMASSEDKEDLKSSTPRVCESSQLSESRASIGTMNIGGAPVGFQNEPNPDDSFMNLMLKDQRSNEADGGLLLHNAVAHHQDENARFMAYHLAELGRYGNGNVSLTLGLQHSSSSLSVPNAQQSFPGVGDDDIYNATAPLGVSVASSDYESMNQMDQRQRFEQSPLLHDFVA, from the exons ATGATGGCTACTTATTACTCAAGCCCAGGTAGTGAAAGGGACTCACAGAACATGTACTCAAGAGACCCGGGCAATGCATCCTATCCTATGCCATCAGCTCTAGGGAACTTGCTTTATCTGAACAATTCTACTTCCGGACCATACACGGAATTCAGTGGCATTCTGCATCCTCAGCAGAATTGCATGGAGATGCCTGACCCTGGCCATCCTTCAGTGATGTCCCAAGACTCATCTGCAAGGGAGTCCGACATGCTTGGTTCCCACCAGGGGCAGCGCTCTTTTGGTCCAGTCAAAGATATGAAAAATGAGATGTTGATGCATATGATGGATGGATCACAAAGCAGCACAGCTGATCTCATCCATGATGATGCCCACAATGGTGCACAGCTTGATTTTGGTGTTCTGAACAACCACAGCTCATCGAACATTCCCTCAGTGCAAGGCCAAGGTTTATCTCTGAGCCTCAACACACAAATCCTGGCACCTTCCTTACCATACTGGTCTGTCAAACCAGACATGTTGTCGCCGCACTCTTACCATGACAGTCTTCGAGTTGATGACATGCGAATGAAGAGTATGCAGTCTGAGGCGTCACGTGCAATCCGGAACTCCAGGTATCTGAAAGCAGCACAAGAACTGCTTGATGAGGTTGTGAACGTTTGGAAGAATATTAAGCAGAAAGCTCAGAAAGAACAAGTCGAAGCTGGAAAAACAGATGGCAAAGAGACCGAGGGAGGGGCAAAAAGTGAGGGCTCTAATCCGCAGGAGTCTGCTGCCAATGCAGCACCTGAGCTTTCTACTGCTGAGAAGCAAGAGCTTCAGAACAAGATGGCGAAGCTGATGGCTATGTTGGATGAG GTGGACCGGAAGTACAAGCACTACTACCACCAAATGCAAAGTGTGGTTTCATCTTTTGATGTGGTAGCTGGGCCTGGAGCTGCCAAGCCTTACACTGCAGTTGCCCTCCAGACAATCTCACGACACTTCCGGTGCCTGAAGGATGCTATCAATGATCAGATCAATGTCATCAGGAAGAAGCTTGGTGAGGAGGAAAATTCATCTGGAAAGGAGGGCAAATTAACTCGTCTACGGTACATTGATCAGCAGCTAAGGCAACAACGAGCTTTCCAACAGTATGGCATGATTCCACAAAATGCTTGGAGGCCACAGAGAGGGCTTCCTGAAAACTCTGTAACCATTCTTCGTGCTTGGCTCTTTGAGCATTTCCTTCACCC GTACCCTAAAGACTCTGAAAAAATGATGCTAGCAAGGCAAACAGGCTTGACAAGGAGTCAG ATTTCAAATTGGTTCATCAATGCCCGTGTCCGTCTTTGGAAACCGATGATTGAGGACATGTACAAAGACGAGATTGGAGATATCGAGCAAGACTCCAACTCTTCCTCTGACAATGCGCCAAGAAGCAAGGGCAAAATGGCATCTTCTGAAGACAAGGAGGACCTGAAAAGCTCTACACCTCGAGTTTGTGAGAGCAGCCAGCTGAGCGAGTCGAGAGCCAGCATAGGGACTATGAACATTGGCGGAGCACCTGTTGGATTCCAGAACGAGCCCAACCCTGACGACAGCTTCATGAACCTGATGCTGAAAGACCAACGATCGAACGAAGCAGATGGTGGCCTCCTCCTACACAACGCCGTCGCACATCATCAAGATGAGAACGCCCGGTTCATGGCCTACCACCTGGCAGAGCTTGGGAGATATGGAAACGGCAACGTATCGCTGACACTGGGCTTGCAGCACTCCAGCAGCAGCCTCTCAGTTCCTAATGCCCAGCAGAGCTTTCCTGGTGTCGGAGACGATGACATCTACAACGCTACCGCTCCTCTCGGTGTGAGCGTCGCGTCTTCAGACTATGAATCAATGAACCAGATGGATCAACGGCAACGGTTCGAGCAATCACCTCTTCTGCATGATTTTGTGGCCTGA